The following proteins are encoded in a genomic region of Natronorubrum halophilum:
- a CDS encoding TrmB family transcriptional regulator — MEHADLAELLERFGLSAKEIDTYLAILEHGESKASTIADAADVSKRYVYSISEELEERGFVEVDDHSVPAVIRPVQPETVIERLSQSVEAIEPELRSRYTSTERTGEEFEVIKSRQTVLKRIESLLVRAETEVTLSLPAEMLPRVRSTLEETVDRGVLVLLLLGGTDEEQDIASLAGTASTVRTWDALVPTMLTVDGRHGLLAPSQMLTTSTSETRAIAISQLQLAPVFVGSFLANYWPTAEERYITAPGELPSTFEGFRNAVFQIALHRATDSRIEVTVTGSPVGDRVLPSTLSGEVVAVRQSLVRPATSTVPIENAFELDVDGERYTIGGTGAFLEDFEAESVTVKPLED; from the coding sequence ATGGAACACGCGGATCTCGCCGAACTGCTCGAGCGGTTCGGCCTCTCGGCAAAGGAGATCGACACCTATCTCGCGATTCTCGAACACGGAGAGTCGAAGGCGAGCACCATCGCCGATGCTGCCGACGTATCCAAACGCTACGTCTACAGCATCAGCGAAGAACTCGAGGAACGCGGGTTCGTCGAGGTCGACGACCACTCGGTGCCGGCGGTGATTCGCCCCGTCCAGCCCGAGACGGTCATCGAACGGCTGTCACAGAGCGTCGAAGCGATCGAACCGGAGCTGCGCTCGCGCTACACCTCGACCGAACGCACGGGCGAGGAGTTCGAGGTGATCAAGTCCCGCCAGACGGTACTCAAGCGCATCGAGAGCCTGCTGGTGCGCGCCGAGACGGAAGTCACGCTCTCGCTGCCCGCCGAGATGCTGCCACGGGTCCGGTCGACGCTCGAGGAGACCGTCGACCGGGGCGTCCTCGTGTTGCTCCTGCTGGGCGGGACCGACGAAGAACAGGACATCGCGTCGCTGGCGGGCACGGCGAGTACGGTCCGCACGTGGGACGCGCTCGTGCCGACGATGCTCACGGTCGACGGCCGCCACGGACTGCTCGCCCCCTCGCAGATGCTCACGACGTCGACGAGCGAGACGCGCGCGATCGCCATCTCGCAGCTGCAGCTCGCACCCGTCTTCGTGGGTTCGTTTCTGGCGAACTACTGGCCGACCGCCGAGGAACGGTACATCACCGCACCCGGTGAACTGCCCAGTACGTTCGAGGGATTCCGCAACGCGGTCTTCCAGATCGCCCTGCACCGCGCCACCGATAGCCGGATCGAAGTGACCGTCACGGGTTCGCCGGTCGGCGACCGGGTCCTTCCGTCGACGCTCTCCGGCGAGGTCGTCGCCGTCCGACAAAGTCTCGTCCGCCCGGCCACGTCGACGGTTCCGATCGAGAACGCGTTCGAACTCGACGTCGACGGCGAGCGCTACACCATCGGCGGCACCGGCGCGTTCCTCGAGGATTTCGAGGCCGAGTCGGTGACGGTTAAACCGCTCGAGGACTGA
- a CDS encoding bifunctional 4-hydroxy-2-oxoglutarate aldolase/2-dehydro-3-deoxy-phosphogluconate aldolase: MTDARTIRDRIVDGGVVAVLRGIDEDRIVPVARAIHEGGVDALEITADGTRASEQIAAVDRELADTDAIVGAGTVLDAPTAQSLIDAGAEFVVSPNTDVETVRLCNRQGILSAPGVMTPTEAVTAMEAGADVLKLFPASTVGPGHIGAIRGPLGDVDVIPTGGVAPDNVGDFFDAGAVAVGAGGAIVDYDAIADDDMDRVRETAAAFVDAVESARSE, translated from the coding sequence ATGACTGACGCGCGGACGATCAGGGACCGAATCGTCGACGGCGGCGTGGTCGCCGTTCTCCGCGGGATCGACGAGGACCGGATCGTCCCCGTCGCTCGAGCGATCCACGAAGGGGGCGTCGACGCGCTCGAGATCACCGCGGACGGAACGCGCGCGAGCGAGCAGATCGCCGCCGTCGACCGCGAACTCGCGGATACCGACGCGATCGTCGGTGCGGGGACCGTCCTCGACGCGCCGACGGCGCAGTCGCTGATCGACGCAGGAGCCGAGTTCGTCGTCTCGCCGAACACCGACGTCGAGACCGTCAGACTCTGCAATCGCCAGGGAATCCTCTCGGCACCCGGCGTCATGACGCCGACGGAGGCCGTCACCGCCATGGAGGCCGGGGCGGACGTCCTCAAACTGTTCCCCGCCTCGACCGTCGGACCGGGACACATCGGCGCGATCCGAGGCCCGCTCGGCGACGTCGACGTGATCCCGACCGGCGGCGTTGCGCCCGACAACGTCGGCGACTTCTTCGACGCGGGTGCCGTCGCCGTCGGCGCTGGCGGTGCGATCGTCGACTACGACGCGATCGCCGACGACGACATGGACCGCGTCCGCGAGACCGCCGCTGCGTTCGTCGACGCCGTCGAATCCGCCCGGAGCGAGTGA
- a CDS encoding glucose 1-dehydrogenase: MNAIAVEPGTGEPALVEMPRPDPAPGEALVRTLRVGVDGTDHEVIAGRHGALPEGATRLVLGHEAVGVVEDSNGTDLEEGEFVVPTVRRPPAVSNEYFDRGEPDMAPDDEYVERGIVGAHGFMAEYFTSPEEYLVSIPERFAPLGFLVEPISITEKAIEHAVASRSAFDWEPESALVLGNGALGLVTLAMFEAVLDVDRTYCLGRSDRPDPTIDLIDELGATYVDSRETPVPEIPEVHESVDLVYEATGHAKHAFETIDALAPNGVGVLLGVPEPWEFEVDGGSLHRELVLHNKALLGTVNSHRGHFESAVDTLSQLPTWFTDEFVTGVYGLEEFEDAFETGDNVIKTAVEFGTT; this comes from the coding sequence ATGAACGCGATCGCTGTCGAGCCCGGCACCGGGGAACCCGCCCTCGTCGAGATGCCACGACCGGATCCGGCACCCGGCGAAGCGCTCGTTCGCACGCTTCGCGTCGGCGTCGACGGAACCGATCACGAAGTCATCGCCGGTCGTCACGGCGCGCTTCCCGAGGGTGCGACGCGACTCGTCCTCGGCCACGAAGCCGTCGGCGTCGTCGAAGATTCGAACGGAACGGACCTCGAGGAGGGCGAGTTCGTCGTCCCGACGGTTCGACGGCCGCCAGCCGTCTCCAACGAGTACTTCGACCGCGGCGAACCCGATATGGCACCCGACGACGAGTACGTCGAACGCGGTATCGTCGGCGCACACGGCTTCATGGCGGAGTACTTCACCAGCCCCGAGGAGTACCTCGTCTCGATTCCCGAACGGTTCGCGCCGCTCGGTTTCCTCGTCGAACCGATCAGCATCACCGAGAAGGCCATCGAGCACGCAGTCGCCTCCCGATCCGCGTTCGATTGGGAGCCGGAATCGGCGCTCGTCCTCGGGAACGGTGCGCTCGGACTCGTCACCCTCGCGATGTTCGAGGCGGTACTCGACGTCGATCGCACGTACTGCCTCGGCCGGAGCGACCGACCCGATCCGACGATCGATCTCATCGACGAACTGGGCGCGACGTACGTCGACTCCCGCGAAACCCCCGTCCCTGAGATTCCCGAAGTCCACGAGTCGGTGGATCTCGTCTACGAGGCGACCGGACACGCCAAACACGCCTTCGAGACGATCGACGCGCTCGCGCCTAACGGCGTCGGCGTCCTGCTGGGCGTCCCCGAACCCTGGGAGTTCGAGGTCGACGGCGGCAGCCTGCACCGAGAACTCGTCCTCCACAACAAGGCGCTGTTGGGAACCGTCAACTCCCACCGCGGCCACTTCGAGTCCGCGGTGGACACCCTCTCGCAGCTGCCGACGTGGTTCACCGACGAGTTCGTCACCGGCGTCTACGGGCTCGAGGAGTTCGAAGACGCGTTCGAAACCGGCGACAACGTTATCAAGACGGCCGTCGAA